From one Caldithrix abyssi DSM 13497 genomic stretch:
- the ftsH gene encoding ATP-dependent zinc metalloprotease FtsH yields the protein MEKRVKFSLWYYLFIIGLILLFDFLFFSGPKVQEISYKQFRDYLSQGKIESVVLTTDKIYGLLKSEDSLKTQKKEEFKPALKHTPWHLNLEKYAEEYEKQVKRQFIVIRLEDKDLIQDLQAANVDYRGKLSSDWFTNFLLNWIIPFGILFLIWGYAFSRMGKGPGVLNIGKSKAKIYEFDPEKRVTFKDVAGVDEAVEEVKEVVNFLKEPEKYTRLGARLPKGILLVGPPGTGKTLLARAVAGEAGVPFFSMSGSDFVEMFVGVGAARVRDLFNEAKAKAPCIIFIDELDAIGKSRAGKVAIGGGYDERENTLNQLLIEMDGFDPKSGIVIMAATNRPEILDPALLRPGRFDRQILVDRPDFKGRVDILKVHTRNLVLGDDVDLEQVAAMTTGFVGADLANLCNEAALLASRKGKDKVTMEDFHDAFERVVAGLEKKNRVINEQERKIVAYHESGHAIVGYLTPGAERVQKVSIVPRGLGALGYTLQTPTEDRFLMSKKELLGKIKGLLGGRAAEEVVFGEVSTGASNDLERATKIARSMIVVYGMSERLPNFSLVQNTAGQFLGQGPDLTPHSEKIEQMIDEEVLEIIDRCYKEDLELLKQNREKLEAMARRLLEKENIDAKDVEEIMKGEERKE from the coding sequence ATGGAGAAGCGCGTTAAATTTTCTCTCTGGTATTATCTGTTCATCATCGGTTTGATTTTACTCTTTGATTTTCTGTTTTTTTCCGGGCCCAAAGTTCAGGAGATCTCGTACAAACAATTTCGCGATTATCTCTCGCAGGGAAAAATCGAAAGCGTAGTGCTGACCACGGACAAGATTTACGGTTTGTTAAAGAGCGAAGATAGTCTTAAAACGCAAAAGAAAGAAGAATTCAAGCCCGCTTTAAAACACACGCCCTGGCATTTAAATCTGGAAAAATATGCGGAAGAATATGAAAAGCAGGTAAAGCGTCAATTCATTGTCATTCGTCTGGAAGACAAAGACCTGATTCAGGATCTGCAGGCGGCCAACGTCGATTACAGGGGCAAGCTTTCCAGCGACTGGTTTACCAATTTCCTTTTAAATTGGATTATTCCTTTTGGCATATTGTTTTTGATATGGGGCTATGCATTCAGTCGCATGGGAAAAGGCCCGGGCGTATTGAACATTGGCAAGAGTAAGGCGAAAATCTACGAATTTGATCCGGAAAAGCGCGTTACCTTCAAAGATGTGGCGGGCGTTGACGAAGCCGTGGAAGAGGTGAAAGAGGTGGTGAATTTTCTTAAGGAGCCCGAAAAATACACGCGGCTCGGCGCTCGTTTGCCCAAAGGAATTTTATTGGTCGGGCCTCCCGGAACGGGCAAAACGCTGTTGGCGCGCGCCGTTGCCGGTGAAGCCGGCGTTCCCTTTTTCAGTATGAGCGGATCGGACTTTGTGGAGATGTTTGTGGGCGTTGGCGCCGCGCGCGTACGCGATCTGTTTAATGAAGCCAAAGCCAAGGCGCCGTGTATTATCTTTATTGACGAGCTGGATGCCATCGGAAAGAGTCGCGCCGGCAAAGTGGCCATTGGCGGCGGCTACGATGAACGCGAAAATACACTGAACCAGTTGTTGATCGAGATGGACGGCTTCGATCCCAAGAGCGGGATTGTGATCATGGCTGCCACCAACCGACCGGAGATTCTCGATCCGGCGCTTTTGCGTCCCGGACGTTTTGACCGGCAAATTCTGGTGGATCGACCGGATTTTAAAGGGCGCGTGGATATTTTAAAAGTGCACACGCGTAATCTGGTGCTGGGCGACGATGTGGATCTGGAGCAGGTGGCAGCTATGACCACCGGTTTTGTTGGCGCCGATCTGGCCAACCTTTGTAACGAAGCGGCTTTACTGGCTTCACGTAAGGGCAAAGACAAAGTGACCATGGAAGATTTTCATGATGCTTTTGAACGCGTGGTCGCCGGTCTGGAAAAGAAGAATCGCGTAATCAACGAACAGGAGCGCAAAATCGTTGCCTATCATGAATCGGGCCATGCCATTGTGGGCTATTTAACGCCGGGCGCCGAACGCGTGCAAAAGGTTTCTATTGTGCCGCGTGGTCTGGGCGCTCTGGGCTATACCCTGCAAACGCCCACGGAAGATCGCTTTCTGATGTCTAAAAAAGAATTGTTGGGCAAAATAAAGGGGCTGCTTGGCGGACGGGCCGCCGAAGAGGTGGTGTTTGGCGAAGTCTCTACCGGCGCATCCAATGATCTGGAGCGCGCAACAAAGATAGCGCGCAGTATGATTGTGGTTTACGGAATGAGCGAACGGTTGCCGAACTTTTCGCTGGTTCAAAATACGGCCGGTCAATTTTTAGGCCAGGGGCCCGATCTCACTCCCCATTCCGAAAAAATTGAGCAGATGATTGACGAAGAAGTGCTGGAAATTATTGACCGCTGTTACAAAGAAGACCTTGAATTATTAAAGCAGAATCGCGAAAAACTGGAAGCAATGGCCCGGCGCCTGCTGGAAAAAGAAAATATTGACGCCAAAGATGTGGAAGAGATTATGAAGGGGGAAGAAAGGAAAGAATAA
- a CDS encoding 3-oxoacyl-ACP synthase III family protein produces the protein MRKSIITGVGRYLPENVVTNSDLEKIMDTSDQWIRERTGIVERRFADLENGETTSYMGAQAAKKALEMAGLKATDIDFIIFATLSPDYFFPGAGCPLQVHLDIPGIGAMDIRNQCTGFVYALATADQFIKSGMYNHILVVGAEVHSSGLNLSTEGRDVAVLFGDGAGAVVVSAYEGNDGRGILTSHLHADGRFAKQLWVEAPGASFRPHITEEMLKNGKVYPYMNGRYVFKHAVTRFPEVIMEALKTAQVNIEDVDLVIPHQANQRITEAVQMRLGLPKEKVFSNIHKYGNTTAASIPIAMSEALEQGLIKEGNLICLAAFGSGFTWASSLIRW, from the coding sequence ATGAGAAAATCAATTATTACCGGCGTAGGACGCTACCTGCCTGAGAACGTCGTAACTAATTCTGATCTGGAAAAAATCATGGACACGTCAGATCAATGGATTCGTGAGCGAACGGGCATTGTCGAGCGTCGCTTTGCGGACCTTGAAAATGGCGAAACCACATCGTACATGGGAGCTCAGGCGGCAAAAAAAGCGCTGGAAATGGCCGGACTGAAAGCAACGGATATAGATTTTATTATTTTTGCTACGTTAAGCCCCGATTACTTTTTCCCGGGCGCAGGATGTCCTCTGCAGGTTCATCTGGATATTCCGGGGATTGGCGCCATGGATATCAGAAACCAGTGTACGGGCTTTGTTTATGCCCTGGCAACGGCCGATCAGTTTATTAAGAGCGGAATGTACAACCATATTTTAGTGGTCGGCGCCGAAGTGCACAGCAGCGGTTTGAATTTAAGCACCGAAGGCAGAGATGTGGCCGTTTTGTTTGGCGATGGCGCGGGCGCAGTGGTCGTTTCGGCCTATGAAGGCAATGATGGCAGGGGGATTTTGACCAGCCATTTACATGCCGACGGACGATTTGCCAAACAACTGTGGGTGGAGGCTCCTGGAGCATCCTTTCGCCCGCACATTACGGAAGAGATGTTAAAAAACGGTAAAGTCTATCCGTACATGAACGGGCGATATGTGTTTAAGCATGCTGTTACGCGATTTCCGGAAGTGATTATGGAAGCATTGAAAACGGCGCAGGTGAATATCGAAGACGTTGATCTGGTCATTCCGCATCAGGCCAATCAAAGAATTACCGAAGCCGTGCAGATGCGACTTGGCTTACCAAAAGAAAAAGTATTCTCAAACATTCATAAATACGGCAATACAACCGCAGCTTCCATTCCCATTGCCATGAGCGAGGCGCTGGAGCAGGGATTGATTAAAGAGGGTAATCTGATATGCCTGGCTGCTTTTGGAAGCGGCTTTACCTGGGCCTCATCGCTGATCCGCTGGTAA
- a CDS encoding alpha/beta hydrolase: protein MVKIILYILLLSVLGIIAFFILLNSILHRIFHHSPVENKRTPDDVGLAYNEIFIETVHHKKLQMFEVPAQNQGKVVFLCVHGWANTVDNFLEIAARLVKMGSVYLLNTRNHGKSARENSMTILKYETDIRHAMDYIEKKFGENIKIILLGHSLGGAAALLTASDDKRVAGVVSISTFSDMEKILRQGFVKSSLPEWFINGLLTYIEFRIGRTLKHVSPAWIINKLDVPVLLIHGTKDEVVDYMEMEKIFKEAKKKQAEKFVAKGHNHSSLLKDENVAIAIESFIKKQFLNK from the coding sequence ATGGTTAAAATAATACTGTACATTCTGTTATTAAGCGTGCTGGGAATTATTGCTTTTTTTATTCTGCTTAACAGTATTCTGCATCGCATCTTTCATCATTCTCCGGTGGAGAATAAACGAACGCCCGACGACGTGGGGCTTGCCTACAATGAAATATTTATTGAGACGGTACATCACAAAAAATTGCAGATGTTTGAAGTGCCTGCCCAAAATCAAGGAAAAGTCGTGTTCCTTTGTGTGCATGGCTGGGCAAATACAGTGGATAATTTTCTGGAAATTGCCGCACGGCTGGTTAAGATGGGATCGGTATATTTGCTGAATACACGCAATCATGGAAAGAGCGCGCGCGAAAACTCCATGACCATTTTAAAATACGAAACCGATATTCGCCACGCGATGGATTACATTGAAAAAAAGTTCGGGGAAAATATAAAAATTATTTTGCTTGGCCATTCTCTGGGAGGGGCGGCCGCCTTGCTAACGGCCAGCGATGATAAACGCGTTGCCGGCGTCGTTTCCATTAGTACCTTTTCCGATATGGAAAAAATTTTGCGTCAGGGTTTTGTAAAAAGTAGTCTGCCGGAGTGGTTCATCAATGGCCTGTTAACGTACATCGAGTTCAGAATAGGACGCACCCTGAAACATGTATCGCCCGCCTGGATTATTAATAAACTTGATGTTCCCGTACTGCTGATTCACGGTACAAAGGATGAAGTGGTGGATTACATGGAGATGGAAAAAATCTTTAAAGAAGCGAAAAAGAAACAAGCCGAAAAATTTGTAGCCAAAGGACACAACCATTCTTCTTTGCTAAAAGACGAAAATGTAGCCATTGCCATCGAAAGCTTTATAAAAAAGCAATTCTTAAATAAGTGA
- a CDS encoding 4Fe-4S binding protein has translation MYVVQEEECISCVACEGECPSGAIEMKNDVAYINQELCEDCGDCVEVCPTGAIIEK, from the coding sequence ATGTACGTGGTTCAAGAAGAAGAATGTATCAGTTGCGTGGCCTGCGAAGGCGAATGTCCGAGCGGCGCCATTGAAATGAAGAATGACGTTGCCTATATCAATCAGGAATTGTGCGAAGATTGTGGGGACTGCGTGGAAGTCTGCCCGACAGGCGCCATTATAGAAAAATAA
- a CDS encoding sigma-54-dependent transcriptional regulator, whose protein sequence is MKALLVDDDINLTKVLSYQLKQSGYSVSVAHSGKEGLKLFKEQIFPLVISDIQMPDINGIQLLEEIRKIDRDAIFILITAFGSIDQAVRACELGADDYLTKPFSREQLIFTIEKAVKIHRLENENLLLKQELGQHFNFDNLIVQSPAMEKVVQVASRLAQSDSNVLILGESGTGKNLIAKAIHYNSRRKDKPLITVNCPSIPDQLLESELFGHVKGSYTGAISDRRGKFELADGGTIFLDEIGDLKPELQAKLLRVIQEKEFERIGENKPIKVDVRIISATNRDLKKLVEENRFREDLYYRLSVVPIVIPPLRERTEEIPALIDMMLKKLAPDRKIRITPRALSRLQTYHWPGNVRELENIIEQMVVLSGKDVLDEEDLPESLRQSASADAERWDSGEILPLRQLEKQAIERALQMADGNQSQAARLLEIPRHVLIYKMKKFDLLK, encoded by the coding sequence TTGAAAGCTTTATTAGTTGATGATGACATTAATTTAACGAAAGTCCTTTCCTATCAGTTGAAGCAGTCGGGTTATTCGGTATCGGTAGCCCATTCCGGCAAAGAAGGACTGAAATTATTCAAAGAACAAATTTTCCCTCTGGTTATCAGCGATATTCAAATGCCAGATATAAACGGCATCCAGTTGTTAGAAGAGATTAGAAAGATTGATCGCGACGCCATTTTTATTTTGATCACCGCTTTTGGCAGTATCGATCAGGCGGTACGGGCCTGCGAACTGGGCGCCGACGACTATCTGACCAAGCCGTTCAGTCGTGAACAGCTCATTTTCACCATTGAAAAAGCGGTAAAAATTCACCGGCTGGAGAATGAAAATCTATTACTAAAGCAGGAGCTGGGCCAGCACTTTAATTTTGACAATTTGATTGTGCAAAGTCCGGCCATGGAAAAAGTTGTGCAGGTGGCATCCCGGCTGGCGCAGAGCGATTCTAATGTGCTGATTTTAGGAGAAAGCGGCACGGGCAAGAACTTAATCGCCAAAGCCATTCACTACAACAGCCGCAGAAAGGACAAACCGCTGATCACGGTCAATTGTCCCTCCATACCGGACCAATTGCTGGAAAGCGAATTGTTCGGTCATGTTAAAGGCTCCTACACAGGGGCTATTTCCGATCGTCGCGGCAAGTTCGAGCTGGCGGATGGCGGCACCATTTTCCTGGATGAGATCGGCGACCTGAAGCCGGAATTACAGGCGAAGCTACTACGCGTGATTCAGGAAAAGGAGTTTGAGCGTATCGGCGAAAATAAGCCCATTAAAGTCGATGTGCGGATTATTTCGGCCACCAATCGTGATTTGAAAAAACTGGTGGAAGAGAACAGATTCAGGGAAGATTTGTACTACAGACTTTCTGTTGTTCCCATCGTTATCCCGCCGTTAAGAGAACGAACGGAAGAGATTCCGGCTTTAATCGACATGATGTTAAAAAAATTGGCGCCGGATCGAAAAATTCGCATAACGCCGCGCGCTCTGTCCCGTTTGCAGACCTATCACTGGCCGGGTAATGTGCGTGAACTGGAAAACATCATTGAACAGATGGTTGTGTTAAGCGGCAAAGACGTACTGGATGAAGAGGATTTACCGGAATCGCTCCGGCAAAGCGCTTCCGCGGATGCGGAAAGATGGGACAGCGGCGAAATATTACCGCTCAGACAACTGGAAAAACAGGCGATTGAACGTGCATTACAAATGGCGGACGGAAACCAATCCCAGGCAGCGCGCCTGCTGGAAATTCCGCGTCATGTTTTAATTTACAAGATGAAGAAGTTTGATCTGTTAAAATAA
- a CDS encoding creatininase family protein — translation MNNILFYEALTDEQITHLEKEKVVVLLPISLLEAHGPHLPLGTDILIAEKFSQLLAQKLSKKHEDSAFLILPPVPMGVGGISRPGTLNHEQNLIKNVIFQYGQRLHEHGFKQGIIISGHAGRGHLQAMSAASRKLKRQFGFEFLALTSYLFMDAGLKKMGQMVAKEGNHLPQYDGHAGLWETSVMMYLHPDQINGKHHGLPISEDADSNGYRGNPAEASPQIGQKLVNFLLDIAQMIVEKHFWLKS, via the coding sequence ATGAACAATATTTTATTCTACGAAGCCCTGACAGACGAACAGATAACGCATCTGGAGAAAGAAAAGGTTGTGGTGCTTTTGCCTATCTCTCTTTTAGAAGCGCATGGCCCGCATTTGCCCCTGGGCACGGATATTTTGATAGCCGAAAAATTTTCACAACTGCTGGCGCAAAAACTTTCAAAAAAACATGAAGACAGCGCCTTTTTAATTTTGCCTCCTGTTCCGATGGGCGTGGGCGGTATTTCAAGGCCGGGCACCTTAAATCATGAACAGAATCTGATTAAAAATGTCATCTTTCAGTATGGGCAGCGGCTACATGAACATGGTTTCAAACAGGGGATAATCATCAGCGGCCATGCCGGCAGGGGGCACCTACAGGCTATGAGCGCCGCTTCAAGAAAGTTAAAAAGACAATTCGGTTTTGAGTTTTTAGCGCTTACCAGCTACCTGTTTATGGACGCCGGTCTGAAGAAAATGGGGCAGATGGTCGCTAAAGAGGGAAACCATCTGCCGCAATACGACGGACATGCCGGCTTGTGGGAGACCTCGGTGATGATGTACCTGCATCCCGATCAAATTAACGGTAAACATCACGGTTTACCGATCTCTGAAGATGCCGATAGCAATGGATATCGTGGCAATCCTGCCGAAGCCAGCCCGCAAATTGGGCAAAAGCTGGTCAACTTTTTATTGGATATTGCACAGATGATTGTAGAAAAACATTTCTGGCTGAAGAGTTGA
- the yegQ gene encoding tRNA 5-hydroxyuridine modification protein YegQ, which translates to MKRPELLVPAGTFEKMQYAFAYGADAVYAGIPRFSLRARENDFTMEKIIQALEYAHARGKRVYLTMNIYPHNTKIPSFTDMLRHVAELRPDGLIMADPGMILVARENHPELPIHLSTQANTINWQAVRFWKQLGVKRIILSRELRLDEIEEIRQHVPDIELETFVHGAICIAYSGRCLLSNYFNHRDANQGTCTNACRWEYKVYSEPAELEEERDVLLPAAGRHFYLEEAERPGQLMPVDEDEHGTYIMNAKDLSTIHILDKIVKAGLDSLKVEGRTKSVYYVSVITRAYRQALDFVLKGQAVPQAILQEVYAVANRGYVTGFLERNPLDKGQNYESGHSSNQSRLFCGIIRSWDERRGLATIAVRNRFEVNDELELITPQKTIRFTVKEIINADDEIVNVAHGGGKDVRLVLPEKPDAFALLRKVVKQQTAVLF; encoded by the coding sequence ATGAAACGACCTGAATTACTGGTTCCGGCCGGAACATTCGAAAAAATGCAGTACGCCTTTGCCTACGGCGCTGACGCGGTTTACGCCGGCATTCCGCGCTTTTCCTTGCGGGCCAGAGAAAATGACTTTACCATGGAAAAGATCATCCAGGCGCTGGAGTACGCCCATGCCCGTGGCAAACGCGTGTACCTGACGATGAACATCTATCCGCACAACACTAAAATTCCTTCATTTACAGACATGCTCAGGCATGTGGCCGAACTACGACCGGACGGCTTAATCATGGCCGATCCGGGGATGATTCTGGTCGCAAGAGAAAATCATCCGGAACTGCCCATTCATCTTTCGACCCAGGCCAATACCATCAACTGGCAGGCGGTTCGGTTCTGGAAACAGTTAGGCGTCAAGCGCATCATCTTAAGCAGGGAGCTGCGCCTGGATGAAATCGAAGAAATACGTCAACATGTGCCCGATATCGAGCTGGAAACATTTGTGCACGGCGCCATTTGCATCGCTTATTCCGGTCGTTGCCTGTTGTCCAATTATTTCAACCATCGCGATGCCAACCAGGGCACCTGTACCAACGCCTGCCGCTGGGAATACAAAGTTTACTCCGAACCGGCGGAACTGGAAGAAGAACGCGATGTTCTTTTACCGGCTGCCGGTCGGCATTTTTACCTGGAAGAAGCCGAGCGGCCCGGTCAGCTTATGCCTGTCGATGAAGATGAACACGGCACGTACATCATGAACGCCAAAGACCTGTCCACCATTCACATCCTGGACAAAATTGTTAAGGCCGGCCTGGACAGTTTAAAGGTCGAGGGACGCACCAAATCCGTTTATTACGTTAGCGTTATTACGCGCGCCTACAGGCAGGCGCTGGATTTTGTTTTAAAAGGACAGGCAGTTCCGCAAGCCATTTTGCAGGAGGTTTACGCTGTGGCCAATCGCGGTTATGTGACCGGCTTTTTAGAACGCAATCCGCTTGACAAAGGACAGAACTACGAAAGCGGGCATTCGTCCAATCAAAGTCGTCTGTTTTGCGGAATCATCAGAAGCTGGGATGAAAGACGCGGGCTGGCCACAATTGCCGTTCGCAATCGCTTCGAAGTCAATGATGAACTGGAATTAATCACCCCCCAAAAAACCATCCGCTTTACGGTTAAGGAAATCATCAATGCTGACGATGAAATAGTAAACGTGGCGCATGGAGGCGGAAAAGATGTTCGCCTTGTTCTGCCCGAAAAGCCAGATGCCTTTGCTCTGCTGCGTAAGGTAGTTAAACAACAAACAGCCGTTCTTTTTTAA
- a CDS encoding TolC family protein translates to MKPIKWTLLLTFLLLAGSVQAENYDLAAFIELVKKNSDDLKLAAKELEMAAAQKREAWATALPKISAEGNYRRNLLETYLYVDFPTADGSLVRQKFKITKNNEYTFTAALLQPIFSFKVGTALRAAKQYERMSQFIFQASDQEILTFAKKGFYQALLLKRVWQLKEETVKNARENYNMVKKQYQAGLASEFQLYQAEVRWKNSIPEAQQARKNYELLLYNLKTLAGLALEAQVDFVGNLEKVPPMPEPLSFDRIIENRPDYKAQLWEQKLRRTAVAAAKGEFLPTVDGTFAYAFSAQSDLWKLENKNNNFILGLKLSIPIFLGGYNIAQVQKAKIELDKSRLRLQKARKQIATELKSIYLRLDEAQKSIKAAESALQTAEKGFQIAQTSAQNGLITQLELKDARLQYDGARLNWYLAVYNYLDAYFDWQKAVGKVDELVE, encoded by the coding sequence ATGAAGCCAATAAAATGGACTCTTTTATTAACCTTTCTTCTTCTGGCCGGTTCGGTTCAGGCTGAAAACTACGACCTGGCGGCTTTTATTGAATTGGTTAAAAAAAACAGCGATGATTTAAAATTAGCCGCTAAAGAGCTTGAAATGGCCGCCGCTCAAAAACGGGAAGCCTGGGCCACAGCCCTGCCTAAAATTTCCGCAGAAGGAAATTACAGGCGTAATCTGCTGGAAACCTATCTCTATGTCGATTTTCCCACTGCCGATGGCAGCCTGGTCAGACAAAAATTTAAAATCACCAAAAACAATGAATACACTTTTACCGCCGCTCTTCTGCAGCCCATTTTCAGCTTTAAAGTGGGCACCGCTCTGAGGGCGGCAAAACAATACGAACGCATGTCGCAGTTTATTTTTCAGGCCAGCGACCAGGAAATTTTGACGTTTGCTAAAAAAGGTTTTTACCAGGCCCTGCTCTTAAAACGCGTTTGGCAGTTAAAAGAAGAAACCGTAAAAAATGCCAGAGAAAATTACAACATGGTAAAAAAGCAGTACCAGGCTGGCCTGGCCTCTGAATTTCAATTGTACCAGGCCGAAGTACGCTGGAAAAACAGCATTCCAGAAGCGCAACAGGCGCGTAAAAATTATGAACTGCTACTTTACAATTTAAAAACCCTGGCCGGCTTGGCTCTGGAAGCGCAGGTGGACTTTGTAGGTAATCTGGAAAAAGTACCGCCCATGCCCGAGCCTCTTTCATTCGACAGAATCATTGAAAACAGACCGGACTATAAAGCGCAGCTCTGGGAACAAAAATTACGACGCACGGCCGTTGCCGCGGCCAAAGGAGAATTTTTGCCGACCGTTGACGGAACTTTTGCTTACGCTTTTTCCGCGCAGTCGGATCTGTGGAAATTAGAAAATAAAAACAACAATTTTATTCTCGGGCTCAAATTATCCATCCCCATTTTTCTGGGCGGTTATAATATCGCTCAGGTGCAAAAAGCAAAAATAGAGCTGGACAAAAGCCGTCTGCGTTTGCAAAAAGCGCGCAAACAAATCGCCACCGAATTAAAAAGCATTTACTTACGACTGGATGAGGCGCAGAAAAGTATTAAGGCGGCTGAATCTGCCTTGCAAACCGCAGAAAAAGGCTTTCAAATTGCTCAGACCAGCGCCCAAAACGGCCTGATTACACAGCTGGAGCTTAAAGACGCCCGCTTACAATACGACGGGGCCAGGCTGAACTGGTACCTGGCTGTTTACAACTATCTGGACGCCTATTTCGACTGGCAGAAGGCGGTTGGCAAAGTAGATGAATTAGTGGAGTAA